Proteins encoded in a region of the Deinococcus aerius genome:
- a CDS encoding pyridoxal phosphate-dependent aminotransferase — protein MSAPSAPSPFRLSQRARSLKPSATVAVSSRALELRRAGVDVISMSVGEPDFDTPPHVKAAAIQAIESGKTKYTAVNGIAELREAISAKFARENGLEYAPDAVTVTSGGKQALFNAFFALLNPGDEVLIPAPYWVSYPEMVALTGAVPIPVPTTPESGFILDPGEVEARVTPRTRMIVLNSPGNPTGAVFPPEVLEAVARMAQRHNLVIVTDEMYEHLVYDAEQVSIGRYAPEHTLTVNGASKAYAMTGWRIGYAGGPKAVIAAMNAFQSQSTSNASSVSQYAALAALTQHEETARFIEMARRAYRERRDRIVEGLNALGLPTPTPQGAFYVMAQTSRLHPDELEAARRLLDEARVAVVPGTDFAAPGQVRLSYATSLEQIGEVLRRIGKMLAD, from the coding sequence ATGAGCGCCCCCTCTGCCCCGTCCCCCTTCCGCCTGTCCCAGCGTGCCCGCAGCCTCAAGCCCTCCGCGACGGTGGCGGTCTCGTCGCGGGCGCTGGAACTGCGGCGGGCGGGCGTGGACGTGATCTCCATGAGCGTGGGCGAGCCGGACTTCGATACGCCGCCGCATGTCAAGGCCGCCGCCATTCAAGCAATTGAAAGCGGGAAGACGAAGTACACCGCCGTGAACGGCATCGCCGAATTGCGCGAGGCGATCAGCGCCAAGTTCGCGCGGGAGAACGGCCTGGAGTATGCCCCAGACGCCGTGACGGTCACCAGCGGCGGCAAGCAGGCCCTCTTCAACGCCTTTTTCGCGCTGCTGAACCCCGGCGACGAGGTGCTGATCCCCGCCCCGTACTGGGTGAGCTACCCCGAAATGGTGGCGCTGACGGGAGCGGTGCCGATTCCTGTGCCCACCACGCCGGAGTCGGGCTTCATCCTTGACCCGGGGGAGGTGGAGGCGCGCGTCACTCCCCGCACCCGGATGATCGTGCTCAACAGCCCCGGCAACCCGACGGGCGCGGTCTTTCCACCCGAGGTGCTGGAGGCGGTCGCCCGGATGGCCCAGCGTCACAACCTCGTGATCGTGACGGACGAGATGTACGAGCATCTGGTGTACGACGCCGAGCAGGTCAGCATCGGGCGGTACGCGCCGGAACACACGTTGACGGTGAACGGGGCGAGCAAGGCCTACGCGATGACGGGCTGGCGTATCGGGTATGCGGGGGGGCCGAAGGCCGTGATCGCCGCCATGAACGCCTTCCAGTCGCAGAGCACGAGCAACGCGAGCAGCGTGAGTCAGTACGCCGCGCTGGCCGCCCTGACCCAGCACGAGGAGACGGCGCGGTTTATCGAGATGGCCCGGCGCGCCTACCGCGAGCGGCGTGACCGAATCGTGGAGGGTTTGAACGCTCTCGGCCTGCCCACACCCACGCCGCAGGGCGCCTTTTACGTGATGGCGCAGACTTCCCGCCTCCATCCCGACGAGCTGGAAGCCGCCCGCCGTCTGCTGGACGAGGCGCGCGTCGCCGTGGTCCCCGGCACCGACTTCGCCGCGCCCGGTCAGGTGCGCCTGAGCTACGCAACGAGCCTGGAACAGATCGGGGAAGTGCTGCGCCGGATCGGGAAAATGCTGGCCGACTGA
- a CDS encoding fasciclin domain-containing protein, whose protein sequence is MRKVIVSAALLVSSVALAGGGSAVPTGNTIAAIVANDPNFSTLLSAVQAAGLVETLSGPGPYTVFAPTNAAFAKVPQDQLTALLNNREQLRALLLYHVVPGRVTAAQVSGLSSATTASGGTLNITASGNTVRINDATVTRADIRASNGIIHVIDTVLMP, encoded by the coding sequence ATGCGTAAGGTAATCGTGTCGGCGGCCCTGCTGGTGTCCTCGGTGGCTCTGGCGGGAGGCGGCAGCGCCGTCCCGACGGGCAACACCATCGCGGCCATCGTGGCGAACGACCCCAACTTCAGCACCCTGCTGTCGGCGGTGCAGGCGGCCGGGCTGGTGGAGACGCTGAGCGGCCCCGGGCCGTACACCGTCTTCGCGCCCACCAACGCGGCCTTCGCCAAGGTGCCGCAGGATCAGCTCACCGCCCTGCTGAACAACCGCGAGCAGCTCCGCGCCCTGCTGCTGTACCACGTGGTGCCGGGCCGGGTGACGGCGGCCCAAGTCAGTGGCCTGAGCAGCGCGACGACCGCGAGCGGCGGGACCCTGAACATCACCGCGAGCGGCAACACGGTCAGGATCAACGACGCGACGGTCACCCGTGCCGACATCCGCGCGAGTAACGGGATCATCCACGTCATCGACACCGTTCTGATGCCCTGA
- a CDS encoding AIM24 family protein, with translation MTNSDGSYSLRDFLAQTAERDQPGEVFELESSKMLEVKVNGRIWSKLGAMVAYKGNLSFKREGTLEGGLMKALKRAVSQEMSPLAKIEGRGVAYLADQGKEVQILRLQGDSLNVNGNDLLAFEDSVNYDITMHRRVAGMAAGGLFSVRLQGNGLVAILSHGKPLTLRVTHGEPIFTDPNATVAWSGNLQPQLRMDASLRSIFGRGGGETYQMVFQGDGFVVVQPYEEFEHGLGGEGESHGGGIGRTIGDLFD, from the coding sequence ATGACGAATTCTGACGGCAGCTACAGTCTCCGCGATTTCCTGGCCCAGACCGCCGAGCGCGACCAGCCCGGCGAGGTGTTCGAGCTGGAGAGTTCCAAGATGCTGGAGGTCAAGGTCAATGGCCGCATCTGGAGCAAGCTGGGCGCGATGGTGGCCTACAAGGGGAACCTGAGCTTCAAGCGCGAGGGAACGTTGGAGGGCGGCCTGATGAAGGCCCTCAAGCGCGCGGTGAGCCAGGAGATGAGCCCCCTCGCCAAGATCGAGGGCCGGGGCGTGGCGTACCTCGCCGACCAGGGCAAGGAGGTGCAGATTCTGCGCCTGCAAGGCGACAGCCTGAACGTGAACGGCAACGACCTGCTCGCCTTCGAGGACAGCGTGAACTACGACATCACCATGCACCGCCGGGTCGCGGGGATGGCGGCGGGCGGGCTCTTCAGCGTGCGGCTCCAGGGCAACGGGCTGGTCGCCATCCTGAGCCATGGCAAGCCGCTCACGCTGCGGGTGACCCACGGCGAGCCGATCTTCACCGACCCCAACGCGACGGTCGCCTGGAGCGGGAACCTCCAGCCGCAACTGCGGATGGACGCCAGCCTGAGAAGCATCTTCGGGCGCGGCGGCGGCGAGACGTACCAGATGGTCTTCCAGGGCGACGGCTTCGTGGTCGTGCAACCCTACGAGGAATTCGAGCACGGCCTGGGCGGGGAGGGCGAGAGCCACGGCGGCGGCATCGGCCGGACCATCGGGGACCTGTTCGACTGA
- the murC gene encoding UDP-N-acetylmuramate--L-alanine ligase: MTDTPPPPSTAPAPEPPSPPPHYHLMGIGGIGVSAFARLLAARGVRVSGCDAQLSELTEQLGREGITVCAGHDASHVAGVDVLIASEAVPKSHPELAAAREAGVEVRPRMALLDELLRAGPSVGVIGTHGKTTTTSMIAVAMQGAGLDPAAFVGGIVPEFGSNARVGHGPFVAEVDESDRGFGELRCETAVFTNAEDDHVGGNQATYWETVEEQHAAFARFVGHAGRVLYCADWAGLEALCAGASERLSYGLSEGADYRAVNLQPDAEGTSFTVERRGETLGEARVSLPGTHNVLNALASLAVTDLYGGEFRAAADALSTFRGPGRRWQRIGELNGALVIDDYAHNATKVAAAVQAARQTGRRVRVIFQPHRYLRTQQSWPRLADALMDADEVLVLDIAAASEPPIPGIHATLVSGRMAERGHAGVRYAPDRAEVVRYLRETATPADVIVTMGAGDVWKLSRELAGDSVAGSGA, translated from the coding sequence ATGACTGACACCCCTCCTCCCCCCTCCACCGCGCCCGCCCCCGAGCCCCCGTCCCCCCCGCCCCACTATCACCTGATGGGCATCGGCGGCATCGGCGTGAGCGCCTTCGCGCGGCTGCTCGCGGCGCGCGGCGTGCGGGTCAGCGGGTGCGACGCCCAGCTCTCCGAACTCACCGAGCAGCTCGGGCGGGAGGGGATCACGGTCTGCGCGGGACACGACGCCTCGCACGTGGCGGGCGTGGACGTCCTCATCGCGTCGGAGGCGGTGCCCAAGAGCCACCCCGAACTCGCCGCCGCCCGCGAGGCCGGGGTGGAGGTGCGCCCGCGCATGGCCCTACTGGACGAGCTGCTGCGGGCTGGCCCCTCAGTCGGCGTGATCGGCACCCACGGCAAGACGACCACGACCTCCATGATCGCCGTCGCCATGCAGGGGGCGGGGCTGGACCCGGCGGCCTTTGTGGGCGGCATCGTGCCCGAGTTCGGCTCGAACGCGCGGGTGGGACATGGCCCCTTCGTCGCCGAGGTGGACGAGTCCGACCGGGGATTCGGGGAACTGAGGTGTGAGACTGCCGTGTTCACCAACGCCGAGGACGACCATGTGGGCGGCAACCAGGCGACCTACTGGGAGACGGTGGAGGAGCAGCACGCGGCCTTCGCCCGCTTCGTGGGGCACGCCGGAAGGGTGCTGTACTGCGCCGACTGGGCCGGGCTGGAGGCGTTGTGCGCCGGGGCGAGCGAGCGGCTGAGCTACGGCCTGTCGGAAGGGGCGGACTACCGCGCCGTGAACCTCCAGCCGGACGCGGAGGGCACGAGCTTCACGGTGGAGCGCCGGGGCGAGACGCTGGGCGAGGCACGTGTCAGCCTGCCCGGCACCCATAACGTGCTGAACGCGCTCGCATCGTTGGCCGTCACCGACCTGTACGGGGGGGAGTTCCGCGCCGCCGCAGATGCCCTATCTACCTTCCGTGGTCCCGGGCGCCGCTGGCAGCGGATCGGGGAACTCAACGGGGCGCTCGTTATAGACGATTACGCGCACAACGCCACCAAGGTCGCCGCCGCCGTGCAGGCCGCGCGGCAAACCGGGCGCCGCGTCCGGGTGATCTTCCAGCCCCACCGCTACCTCCGCACCCAGCAGTCCTGGCCCCGCCTCGCCGACGCGCTCATGGACGCGGACGAGGTGCTGGTCCTCGACATCGCCGCGGCCTCGGAGCCGCCCATCCCCGGCATTCACGCCACGCTCGTCAGCGGGCGGATGGCGGAGAGGGGGCACGCGGGCGTCCGCTATGCCCCCGACCGCGCGGAGGTCGTGCGCTACCTGCGCGAGACGGCCACGCCGGCGGATGTGATCGTGACGATGGGCGCGGGCGACGTGTGGAAGCTCTCGCGGGAACTGGCGGGGGACAGTGTTGCCGGGAGTGGGGCGTGA
- a CDS encoding UDP-N-acetylmuramate dehydrogenase — protein sequence MSRTGARVERLPLARFTTLGVGGEAEVWFVSSLEQLAEAMEAPYRVLGGGSNLVVADEGVPERVIRLTGPLAESDLTPDPELSEEETVVTGWVGGGVPLPGLIRKLQKLGLSNLEGTVGIPAQVGGAVWMNAGTRYGEMFDGLHTLEIVTPGGTRQVTPDDLDWGYRRSGIPRNHVVSRVRLKLRRSTPEEVLARMDLADQARKGQPKMKTPGCAFKNPGGVSAGKLIDEAGLKGTRVGNAMIAPEHANFIVNLGGASSADVHALLHLIRERVGVPLELEYELWPEQGQEPHRMSFRDRM from the coding sequence GTGAGCCGGACGGGGGCGCGGGTGGAGCGCCTTCCCCTCGCCCGGTTTACCACCCTGGGCGTCGGCGGCGAGGCCGAGGTGTGGTTCGTCTCCAGCCTGGAACAACTCGCCGAGGCGATGGAGGCCCCCTACCGCGTCCTAGGCGGGGGAAGCAACCTCGTGGTCGCGGACGAGGGCGTGCCCGAGCGGGTGATTCGCCTGACCGGGCCACTGGCGGAGAGCGACCTCACGCCCGACCCGGAGTTGAGCGAAGAAGAGACCGTCGTTACCGGGTGGGTGGGCGGCGGCGTGCCCCTCCCCGGCCTGATCCGCAAGTTGCAAAAACTCGGCCTCTCCAACCTGGAGGGCACCGTCGGTATCCCCGCGCAGGTCGGCGGCGCGGTGTGGATGAACGCGGGGACCCGCTACGGCGAGATGTTCGACGGCCTGCACACGCTGGAGATCGTGACGCCGGGGGGAACGCGGCAGGTCACGCCGGATGACCTGGACTGGGGGTACCGCCGGAGCGGCATCCCCCGCAACCACGTCGTCTCGCGCGTGCGCCTGAAGTTGCGCCGCTCCACCCCGGAAGAGGTGCTGGCGCGGATGGACCTCGCCGACCAGGCCCGCAAGGGGCAGCCCAAGATGAAGACGCCGGGCTGCGCCTTCAAGAATCCGGGGGGCGTCTCGGCGGGCAAGCTCATCGACGAGGCGGGCCTGAAGGGCACCCGGGTGGGGAACGCGATGATCGCCCCGGAGCACGCCAACTTTATCGTGAACCTGGGGGGGGCGAGCAGCGCCGATGTCCACGCCCTGCTTCATCTCATCCGCGAGCGGGTGGGCGTGCCGCTGGAGCTGGAATACGAGTTGTGGCCGGAGCAGGGCCAGGAGCCACACCGGATGAGCTTCCGTGACAGGATGTAG
- a CDS encoding AbrB/MazE/SpoVT family DNA-binding domain-containing protein: MARTTLTSKGQITIPQTVRAALGLEQGDQLLIEATGDGFHATLVRRPRAAALQGILRSSVPYQGEEAEKVAVAEELARKHRSR; the protein is encoded by the coding sequence ATGGCAAGGACAACCTTAACGAGTAAGGGACAGATCACCATCCCACAGACAGTGCGGGCGGCATTGGGCTTGGAGCAGGGGGACCAACTGCTGATCGAGGCGACCGGGGACGGCTTTCACGCCACGCTGGTTCGCAGACCCCGTGCCGCTGCGCTTCAGGGTATCCTTCGCAGCTCTGTTCCCTATCAGGGGGAAGAGGCGGAAAAGGTGGCGGTGGCCGAAGAGCTGGCCCGGAAGCACCGCTCCCGCTGA
- the ftsZ gene encoding cell division protein FtsZ — MQAARIRVIGLGGAGNNAVNRMIESGLEGVEFVAGNTDAQVLAKSHAEVRIQLGDRLTRGLGAGADPEVGEKAALEDRERIKEYLDGTDMLFITAGMGGGTGTGSAPVVAEIAREMGILTVAIVTRPFKFEGPKRARVAEDGINKLTERVDGMIVVNNEKLLTAVDKKVSFREAFLIADRVLYYGVKGISDVINVEGMINLDFADVRNMLSNSGTVLMGIGAGRGEKVADEAAMSAIHSPLLERGIEGARRILINVTGGYDLSMTDANEIVEKIRDATGFEDPDILFGITPDEAAGDEVRVTVIATGFGEGAFPSGLSLGMGKSGSRGTSIDTIVRPVRGQGGSSYDPKDYDIPAFLRNVGRD; from the coding sequence ATGCAAGCGGCCAGAATTCGCGTGATTGGCTTGGGCGGGGCGGGAAACAATGCGGTGAACCGCATGATCGAATCGGGACTCGAGGGCGTCGAGTTCGTCGCGGGGAACACCGACGCGCAGGTGCTCGCCAAGAGCCACGCCGAGGTCCGCATTCAGCTCGGGGACCGCCTGACCCGCGGTCTGGGCGCCGGGGCCGACCCCGAGGTGGGGGAAAAGGCCGCCCTGGAGGACCGCGAGCGCATCAAGGAGTACCTCGACGGCACCGACATGCTGTTTATCACCGCCGGGATGGGCGGCGGCACCGGCACGGGCAGCGCCCCGGTGGTCGCCGAGATCGCCCGCGAGATGGGCATCCTGACGGTCGCCATCGTGACCCGGCCCTTCAAGTTCGAGGGACCCAAGCGCGCCCGGGTGGCCGAGGACGGCATCAACAAGCTCACGGAGCGCGTGGACGGCATGATCGTGGTGAACAACGAGAAGCTGCTCACCGCCGTGGACAAGAAGGTCTCGTTCCGCGAGGCGTTCCTCATCGCCGACCGGGTGCTGTACTACGGGGTCAAGGGGATCAGCGACGTGATCAACGTCGAGGGCATGATCAACCTCGACTTCGCGGACGTGCGGAATATGCTCTCCAACTCGGGCACGGTCCTGATGGGCATCGGCGCGGGCCGGGGCGAGAAGGTCGCCGACGAGGCCGCCATGAGCGCCATCCACTCGCCGCTGCTGGAGCGCGGCATCGAGGGGGCGCGCCGCATCCTGATCAACGTGACGGGCGGCTACGACCTCTCCATGACGGACGCGAACGAGATCGTGGAGAAGATCCGCGACGCCACCGGCTTCGAGGACCCCGACATCCTCTTCGGCATCACGCCGGACGAGGCGGCGGGCGACGAGGTGCGCGTCACCGTGATCGCCACCGGCTTCGGCGAGGGCGCCTTCCCCAGCGGCCTGAGCCTGGGCATGGGCAAGTCGGGCAGCCGCGGCACGAGCATCGACACCATCGTGCGCCCGGTGCGCGGTCAGGGCGGCAGCTCCTACGACCCCAAGGACTACGACATCCCCGCGTTCCTGCGGAATGTCGGGCGCGACTGA
- a CDS encoding PIN domain-containing protein translates to MTQPADSIPIALLDANILLRYLTGDPQPLADRARQLLERAERGEVRLVLTALTAAECVWVLKSFYKHPLPAIAAALRQVMMLDGVVTRQEAIVDAALTGMARHNVDFADAYLSELARREGMSVATFDGDFGRLGAALLTI, encoded by the coding sequence ATGACCCAGCCAGCAGACTCGATTCCTATTGCCCTGCTGGATGCCAATATCCTGCTGCGCTATTTGACGGGCGATCCCCAGCCCCTCGCTGACCGCGCCCGGCAGTTGTTAGAACGGGCGGAACGCGGCGAAGTGCGGCTCGTCCTCACTGCGCTGACGGCCGCGGAGTGTGTCTGGGTGCTGAAGTCTTTTTACAAACATCCTCTCCCAGCCATCGCCGCCGCGCTGCGCCAGGTGATGATGCTGGACGGTGTCGTGACTCGGCAGGAGGCCATCGTGGACGCGGCTCTGACAGGAATGGCGCGCCATAACGTGGACTTCGCCGACGCTTACCTGAGCGAACTCGCCCGCCGGGAGGGCATGAGCGTGGCGACTTTCGATGGGGATTTCGGGCGGCTGGGTGCGGCGCTCCTGACGATCTGA
- the ftsA gene encoding cell division protein FtsA has translation MKDNPIIVGLDIGTTKITTVIGEVAPNGTVDIIGEGTVPSEGMKRGAVVNLERATHAIRQSVQSAERVSGVRVGSVFVSVAGNHAKAITSHGLAAIRRNQEITQPDVDRAIENARAVPLDPHLEIIHTLPQEYVVDGQEGIKNPVGMHGVRLEVDVHIVAGTAGPLLNLRRCVQEAGLKVEGFVLQALASGLATLEAAEQAQTVIVIDMGGGTTDVGVFKRGNLAHSACIPLGGEHVTADLAQILKIPHEEAENVKRKYGAAIPELADPDLTLEITSSNGSTHAISAFELSRIIKPRLSEIFGMVRDEIDQALGPVELVAQGVVLTGGASLLRGTTDLARDRFRLPVRLGRPRGIGGLTDIVSGPAHSSGVGLVLYGIGQDGKVPVSVFQEPEPAPAPAPVSKGSPQPEVTVVAPNPAPAAAPKKEKDKSSGTFMDRVRGIFKDWL, from the coding sequence ATGAAGGACAACCCGATTATCGTGGGGCTGGACATCGGCACCACCAAGATCACCACCGTCATCGGCGAGGTCGCGCCGAACGGCACCGTCGACATCATCGGCGAGGGCACCGTGCCCAGCGAGGGCATGAAGCGCGGCGCCGTCGTCAATCTGGAGCGGGCCACCCACGCCATTCGCCAGTCCGTGCAGAGCGCCGAGCGGGTCAGCGGCGTGCGGGTGGGCAGCGTCTTCGTCTCGGTGGCGGGCAACCACGCCAAGGCGATCACCAGCCACGGGCTGGCCGCCATCCGCCGCAATCAGGAGATCACCCAGCCCGACGTGGACCGCGCCATCGAGAACGCCCGCGCGGTGCCGCTCGACCCGCACCTGGAGATCATCCACACGCTGCCGCAGGAGTACGTCGTGGACGGCCAGGAGGGGATCAAGAACCCCGTCGGCATGCACGGCGTCCGCCTGGAGGTGGACGTGCATATCGTCGCCGGGACCGCCGGGCCGCTGCTCAACCTGCGGCGCTGCGTGCAGGAGGCGGGGCTGAAGGTCGAGGGCTTCGTCCTCCAGGCGCTCGCCTCGGGCCTCGCCACGCTGGAGGCCGCCGAGCAGGCGCAGACCGTCATCGTGATCGACATGGGCGGCGGCACGACCGACGTGGGCGTGTTCAAGCGCGGCAACCTCGCGCACTCGGCGTGCATTCCCCTCGGCGGCGAGCACGTGACCGCCGACCTCGCGCAGATCCTCAAGATCCCGCACGAGGAGGCCGAGAACGTCAAGCGCAAGTACGGGGCCGCCATCCCCGAACTCGCCGACCCCGACCTCACGCTGGAGATCACCTCCTCGAACGGCTCCACGCACGCGATCAGCGCCTTTGAACTGTCACGCATCATCAAGCCGCGTCTGTCGGAAATCTTCGGCATGGTCCGCGACGAGATCGATCAGGCGCTCGGCCCGGTGGAACTCGTGGCGCAGGGTGTGGTGCTGACGGGCGGGGCCAGCCTGCTGCGCGGCACGACGGACCTCGCCCGCGACCGCTTCCGGCTGCCCGTCCGGCTGGGGCGCCCGCGCGGGATCGGGGGGCTCACCGACATCGTGAGCGGCCCGGCGCACTCCAGCGGCGTCGGCCTGGTGCTGTACGGGATCGGCCAGGACGGCAAGGTGCCCGTCTCAGTGTTCCAGGAACCGGAGCCCGCGCCGGCTCCCGCCCCGGTGAGCAAGGGGAGCCCACAGCCCGAGGTCACGGTGGTCGCGCCCAACCCGGCGCCCGCCGCCGCGCCCAAGAAGGAGAAGGACAAGAGCAGCGGCACCTTTATGGACCGCGTGCGGGGCATTTTCAAGGACTGGCTGTAA
- the murG gene encoding undecaprenyldiphospho-muramoylpentapeptide beta-N-acetylglucosaminyltransferase: MSLVVMATGGTGGHIYPAVATARELMARGHEALLLGQRGGMEERVAAEQGLPFQGVDAGKLARSGQGRPDPRELLRAVRGVAEARAFLSRTRPGAVVGFGGFASLPGVLAAQSLGLPTVLHEQNARLGLTQRLAAGRARAVGTAYPKVVGLPEGKATMVGMPVREERLPRAEALARLGLRDGPLTLLVMGGSQGSLALNNAVPDVLRGIFGETGTSPEGPVQVLHSTGPRWLEEVAPRVADLPWYHAVGYTDAVAAWSASDLAITRAGTGTLAEAAFHGVPLVMVPLPESAENHQLHNALSVQGAGRGGWLSNQPWPGGWGRRC; encoded by the coding sequence ATGAGTCTGGTCGTCATGGCAACGGGAGGCACGGGGGGGCACATCTATCCGGCGGTCGCCACAGCGCGCGAGTTGATGGCGCGCGGGCACGAGGCGCTGCTGCTGGGGCAGCGGGGCGGCATGGAGGAGCGGGTGGCCGCCGAGCAGGGCCTGCCCTTTCAGGGTGTGGACGCCGGGAAGCTCGCGCGCAGCGGGCAGGGCCGCCCGGACCCGCGGGAGCTGCTGCGGGCGGTGCGGGGGGTAGCGGAGGCCCGCGCCTTTCTGAGCCGAACCCGGCCTGGCGCCGTCGTGGGCTTCGGCGGCTTCGCCAGCCTTCCAGGCGTGCTGGCCGCGCAGAGCCTGGGCCTGCCCACCGTCTTGCACGAGCAGAATGCCCGCCTGGGCCTGACCCAGCGGCTGGCGGCGGGCCGGGCGCGGGCGGTGGGAACGGCGTACCCGAAAGTTGTCGGGCTGCCCGAGGGCAAGGCCACGATGGTGGGGATGCCGGTGCGGGAGGAGCGGCTGCCCCGGGCAGAGGCATTGGCCCGCCTCGGACTGCGTGACGGCCCCCTCACCCTGCTCGTGATGGGTGGCTCGCAGGGATCGCTGGCGCTGAACAACGCCGTGCCGGACGTGCTGCGGGGCATCTTCGGGGAAACAGGGACCTCCCCCGAGGGTCCTGTCCAGGTCCTGCACTCGACTGGCCCCCGCTGGCTGGAGGAGGTCGCGCCCCGTGTGGCGGACCTCCCCTGGTATCACGCGGTCGGCTACACCGATGCGGTCGCGGCGTGGTCGGCCTCGGACCTGGCGATCACCCGGGCCGGCACGGGCACGCTGGCCGAAGCCGCCTTTCACGGCGTTCCGCTCGTCATGGTGCCGCTGCCCGAGTCAGCGGAGAACCACCAGCTCCACAACGCGCTCAGCGTGCAGGGGGCGGGGCGGGGCGGGTGGTTGAGCAATCAGCCCTGGCCGGGCGGCTGGGGGAGGCGGTGCTAG
- a CDS encoding cell division protein FtsQ/DivIB, which yields MTEPKPRGGNHRVTAAPPTPDPTPAPPDSPEVPPARPRRRRRALWWSLGAVLLAGALAASWFALPIRTVTVTGNVRLSEAQVRNLAGLTPGFAWPYYGAWRAQGLRRSPWITAAAVTRRFPDTVEVRVTERVPFARLQQPGGRVVVLAEDGTVLPGAQGVEALPLLTGWGPGRVGDALFVARALRGYNVQSVEYTPSGITARTASGSVWSGDLRTLLKYAGALVQFPNKQIHIYPWGVSVQE from the coding sequence ATGACCGAGCCCAAGCCGCGGGGCGGGAACCACCGGGTCACGGCGGCCCCCCCGACGCCGGACCCCACGCCCGCCCCTCCCGATTCCCCCGAAGTTCCGCCCGCCCGCCCGAGGAGGCGACGGCGGGCGCTCTGGTGGAGCCTGGGCGCCGTGCTGCTCGCCGGGGCGCTCGCCGCGAGCTGGTTCGCCCTCCCCATCCGCACGGTGACGGTGACGGGCAACGTCCGGCTCTCCGAGGCCCAGGTGCGGAACCTCGCGGGGCTGACGCCGGGCTTCGCCTGGCCGTACTACGGGGCGTGGCGGGCGCAGGGCCTGCGGCGCAGCCCGTGGATCACCGCCGCCGCCGTGACCCGCCGCTTTCCCGACACCGTCGAGGTGCGGGTGACCGAGCGGGTTCCCTTCGCCCGGCTCCAGCAGCCCGGGGGGCGGGTGGTCGTCCTCGCCGAGGACGGGACGGTGCTGCCGGGCGCCCAGGGGGTGGAGGCCCTGCCCCTGCTGACCGGCTGGGGTCCGGGCCGGGTGGGGGACGCCCTGTTCGTCGCCCGCGCCCTGCGGGGGTACAATGTCCAGTCGGTTGAGTACACACCCTCCGGAATCACGGCCAGGACCGCGAGCGGATCGGTGTGGAGCGGCGACCTGAGGACCCTGCTGAAGTATGCTGGAGCCCTCGTGCAATTCCCGAACAAACAAATCCACATCTACCCCTGGGGGGTGAGCGTCCAGGAATGA